One segment of Pandoraea pnomenusa DNA contains the following:
- the gabT gene encoding 4-aminobutyrate--2-oxoglutarate transaminase: MLNSARSNASLQARKDAACAKGIGVMTQHFTARAWNAEIWDVQGNRFIDFAGGIAVLATGHRHPRIVAAVQAQLEQFHHTCFHVTPYEGYVALCERLNDITPGKFAKKTALFTTGAEAVENAIKVARAATGRSAIIAFSGAFHGRTMMGMALTGKVAPYKQGFGPMPAEVFHAPYPVALHGVSVDDSIAAIESLFKTDVDPRRVAAIFIELVQGEGGFYVAPPAFVTSLRALCDKHGILLVVDEVQTGFARTGKPFALSHHDVDADLVTMAKSLAGGFPLSALTGRAELMDAAGPGGIGGTYAGNPLACAAALAAIDVIEEEGLAERASVLGDQLTCVLAGLRAEVPGIVDVRGLGAMIAVEFGDAGTGAPDADMTRRVQAEALRRGLLLLICGVHANVIRFLFPLTIEDEVFAEGLAVLVESIRSARAA, translated from the coding sequence ATGTTGAATTCAGCCCGCAGCAACGCATCGCTTCAGGCGCGCAAGGACGCCGCCTGCGCCAAAGGCATTGGCGTCATGACGCAGCACTTCACGGCCCGTGCCTGGAACGCCGAGATCTGGGACGTGCAAGGCAATCGCTTCATCGATTTCGCGGGCGGCATTGCCGTGTTGGCGACCGGTCATCGACACCCTCGCATCGTGGCCGCCGTGCAGGCGCAGCTCGAGCAGTTTCACCACACCTGCTTTCATGTCACGCCGTACGAGGGGTACGTGGCGCTGTGCGAGCGGCTCAACGACATTACCCCGGGCAAGTTCGCCAAGAAAACGGCGTTGTTCACGACTGGGGCCGAAGCGGTGGAGAACGCCATCAAGGTAGCGCGTGCCGCCACGGGGCGCAGCGCGATCATCGCTTTCTCGGGCGCCTTCCACGGTCGCACGATGATGGGCATGGCGCTCACGGGCAAGGTCGCGCCCTACAAGCAGGGTTTCGGGCCGATGCCGGCAGAGGTGTTTCACGCCCCGTACCCGGTGGCCCTGCACGGGGTGAGCGTGGATGACAGCATCGCCGCAATCGAATCCCTGTTCAAGACCGATGTCGATCCGCGCCGCGTCGCCGCCATCTTCATCGAACTGGTGCAGGGCGAAGGCGGCTTCTATGTGGCGCCCCCGGCTTTCGTGACGAGCCTGCGCGCGTTGTGCGACAAGCACGGCATTCTGCTGGTGGTGGACGAAGTGCAGACGGGCTTCGCGCGCACGGGCAAGCCGTTCGCGCTGTCGCATCACGATGTCGATGCCGATCTCGTCACGATGGCCAAAAGCCTTGCCGGCGGCTTTCCGCTCTCGGCCCTGACCGGGCGTGCCGAGTTGATGGACGCCGCGGGCCCGGGCGGCATCGGCGGCACCTATGCGGGAAACCCGCTCGCTTGCGCCGCTGCGCTCGCTGCGATCGATGTGATCGAGGAAGAAGGGTTGGCCGAGCGTGCGTCGGTGCTGGGCGATCAGTTGACCTGTGTACTTGCGGGGTTGCGCGCTGAGGTGCCGGGCATCGTCGACGTGCGCGGACTCGGCGCCATGATCGCCGTGGAGTTCGGCGATGCAGGCACTGGCGCGCCGGACGCCGACATGACGCGTCGCGTGCAGGCCGAGGCGCTCAGGCGCGGTTTGCTGTTGCTCATCTGCGGGGTTCACGCCAACGTCATCCGCTTCCTCTTCCCGCTCACGATCGAGGATGAGGTGTTCGCAGAAGGGCTGGCGGTACTCGTCGAATCGATTCGCTCGGCACGTGCGGCCTGA
- a CDS encoding helix-turn-helix domain-containing protein: MPVHRKSGNTSRGKTGGSGEAAGQTGSRAKRVPVAHTRAVIDQSTMRDSALASGDADDAAPLDWIGPEIKSLRKARGLSLQGLSALCGKSIGFLSQLERGKSKPTVGALHDVAAALGVQVSWFFPHGESAEPSDGGVVVRRERRRQLTFDSGIADYLLSPNLSGQLELLWSVMAPGSDSGDAYQHRGEEGGVVIKGTLELWVGDQHFLLEEGDSFTFGSHTPHRYRNPGNAPAEIVWVVTPPSY; this comes from the coding sequence ATGCCAGTACACAGGAAATCGGGGAATACATCGCGCGGCAAGACCGGAGGATCCGGGGAAGCCGCCGGGCAGACGGGCTCGCGGGCCAAGCGGGTGCCGGTCGCGCACACGCGAGCGGTCATCGACCAGTCAACGATGCGCGACAGCGCGCTCGCGTCCGGCGATGCCGACGATGCGGCACCGCTCGACTGGATCGGCCCCGAGATCAAGAGCCTGCGCAAGGCACGTGGCTTGTCGTTGCAGGGCCTGTCCGCGCTTTGCGGCAAATCGATCGGGTTCCTGAGTCAACTCGAGCGCGGCAAGAGCAAACCCACCGTCGGCGCGCTGCACGACGTGGCGGCAGCGCTCGGCGTGCAGGTCAGTTGGTTCTTTCCCCACGGCGAGAGCGCCGAGCCTTCCGACGGCGGCGTGGTCGTGCGGCGCGAACGGCGCCGCCAGCTGACGTTCGACTCCGGCATCGCCGACTACCTGCTGTCTCCCAACCTGAGCGGTCAGCTCGAACTGCTTTGGTCGGTGATGGCGCCAGGGTCGGACAGCGGCGACGCCTACCAGCACCGGGGGGAGGAAGGCGGCGTCGTCATCAAAGGCACGCTCGAACTGTGGGTCGGCGATCAGCACTTCTTGCTCGAAGAGGGCGACAGTTTCACGTTCGGGAGTCACACCCCGCATCGATATCGCAACCCGGGTAACGCACCTGCCGAAATCGTGTGGGTCGTCACTCCGCCCTCGTATTGA